Part of the Neisseria leonii genome is shown below.
TGTAAGGCCGTCTGAATATTGCCGCTGTAATGTCCGCCGTCGGAGAATGAGTCGGGCGTGAGGTTGACGATGCCCATGATTTTCGGCGCACTCAAATCAATTGAGAATCTGCCCGCCTGCCAGATCGGTTTCATGCGGAATATTCCGTGCGGATAAAGTAAAGCGGCATTATAGCAAAAAGCGCCGCAAGGGAAGGCTGCGGCGCGGTTGGGGCGGCGGTTTTTACTGCGGTTTGCACAGTGTGTGGCGAAAATGAGTACGCAAGGCAAAAGGGAGAGGCCGTCTGAAAACCGCCGCCGTTTCCGGCAACCCGTTTTCAGACGGCCCCGGTTGTGTGCCGTCAGAACGGAATGTCTTCGTCGATGTCTTCGACGGGTTTCACCGGTGCGGCAGGGGCTTGGCGGCGCGGTGCGGCCGGCGGTTCGCTGTTGTAGTTTTGCGGCGGTGCGGCCGGACGGCTGTTCTGCTGTGGGGCGTAAGCGGACTGGTCATCATCATAAGGGGCGCTGCTGCCGCTGTTCTGGCGGCCGCCCAGCATCTGCATTTCGTTGCCGATGATGTCGTAGGCGGTACGTTCGATGCCGTCTTTACCGGTGTATTTGCGGCTCTGGATACGGCCTTCGATATAGACTTGGCTGCCTTTTTTCAGATATTGTCCGGCGACTTCGGCCAGACGGCGGTAGAGCGTGATATTGTGCCATTCGGTGCGTTCCTGACGCTGGCCGGTCTGGCGGTCGTTCCAGCTTTCACTGGTGGCGATGGAAAAATTGCAGACCGGATCGCCGTTGGGCATATAGCGTACTTCGGGATCGCGGCCGAGATTGCCTATCAGCATGACTTTGTTCAATGACATATTTATTTAAGCTCCGGAGATGATGTTTTCTGCTGCCTGCCGGTCGAAACCCTGTTGCAGGGCCTGGATATAGACGGTGTCGCCGTTGCGGCTGAAACTGACTTGTTCGACACCGGGCAGGCGGGTCAGGGCAGAGTGTAATTCGTCTTGGCGGTGCTGCCAAGTTTTTCCCGTGCTGAATGCCAGATTGCGCACGGGACGGGGCGCGGCGGCGCGGGCGGCGGAAAGCAGCCAGATCAGGGTCAGCAGGGCGGCGGCGAGAAAGGCCGTCTGAAAGCCGTAGTGTTGCAGCAGGCGGCCGCCGATCAGGCCGCCGCAGAACAGGCCGGCCGATTGCAGGGTGTTGTACACGCCCATGGCCGTGCCTTTGAGGGTGGGCGGGGCGGTTTTGGAAACCATAGAGGGCAGGCTGGCTTCGAGAATGTTGAAACCGGTGAAATAAACGGCCAGCGCGGCGGCAATCAGCCACAGGCTGCCGCTGCCGAAAGCGAGTATCAGCATGGCGGCGAGTGTGAGTGCGATGCCCGTCAGGAAGACGGGTTTGAGCTTGTTGCGGGTTTCGCCGACGATGATGGCCGGTATCATCAATATCAGTCCGATCAGGGTGGCGGGCAGGTAAAACTGCCAGTGGCTGCTTTTGGCCATGCCCAGCTGTTCCAGCGCGAAAGGCAGCGTGGTAAACAGCAGCATCATGCCGCTGTGCAGGGCGAAAATGCCGAAATTCAGCTCCATCAGGCGGCGGTTGCGGAAGACTTCGCCCAAGCGTGCGGGCTGCGCCTGCGCATCTTCATGCTGTCTGGCCGGTGCGTTCGGGGTGTAAAACAGTACGACGAAAATACTGATCAGGGTCAGCAGGCCGGTAAGGGCGAACAGGCCGCCGACGCCGATTTTCGCGCTCAGAAGCGGCGAAAGTACCAGGCTGGCGGAAAACGTCAGGCCGATGCTCAGGCCGATCATGGACATGGCGCGGGTGCGCACTTCGCTGCGCGTCAGATCGGCGAGCAGGGCGGTAACGGCCGCGCTGACCGCCCCCGCTCCTTGGAGCGCGCGGGCGGCAACCAGCATTTCCAGCGAATCGGCGGCGGCGGCCAGAAAGCTGCCTGCGGCAAAAACGATGAGGCCGGCGACAATGGTTTTTTTGCGGCCGAAGCGGTCGGAAGCAAAGCCCAGCGGCAGTTGCAGCAGGGCTTGGGTCAAACCGTAAACCCCCATCGCCAGCCCCGCCAGCGCGTGATTGCTGCCGGTACCGGGCAGCGAAGCGGCATAGACCGCCAGAACGGGCAGCACCAGAAACATACCCAGCATACGCAGCGCGTACACACCGGACAGGGAGACGGCGGCGCGCCGTTCGGCAGGAAGGAGGGGGGAGGCTGTTTTGGCCATGAGAAATCCGCCTTGAATCAAACCCGCAGATTATACCGCTTTCGGCGGGCGGGTGCAGGATATGCACCAACGGTTTTCGCTTGTACCGCACCGTTGCGGTTTCGGCGGATTTTGGTACAATACCCCGCATGGATGCCGTGCAAGCCGCCGATTTTTTTCGGGCGGCTTGCCTTTTTCTTTATTTGTATTGGGCCGCAGGAAAACCGCCTGCGGCGGAGAAAGTAAATATGCAGAAAATTCCTTTGACTTTGCGCGGTGCCGAGTTGCTGAAAGAAGAGTTGCAGCATTTGAAAAGTGTGGCACGGCCGGCTGTGATTGAGGCGATTGCCGAAGCGCGTTCGCACGGCGATTTGTCGGAAAACGCGGAGTATGAGGCGGCCAAGGAGCGTCAGGGCTTTATCGAGGGGCGCATTGCGGAGGTGGAAAACAAGCTGTCGATGGCGCACATCATCGATCCGGCCGAAATCCATGCCGACGGCAAAGTGGTGTTCGGTGCGACGGTTACGCTGGAAGATTTGGAAAACGGCGAAACCGTACGCTATCAGATTGTGGGTGAAGACGAGGCAGATATTAAAGAAGGCAAAATTTCGGTCGGTTCGCCCATCGCGCGTGCCCTCATCGGCAAGGAAGAGGGCGATGTGGCCGAAGTGCAGGCACCGGGCGGTGTGCGCGAATACGATATTGTGTCGGTGGAGTATATTTAATCTGCCCGATTGATGCGGACGCATCTGGCCGTCTGAAAACCGGGCACAGCCGTTTTCAGGCGGCCTGTGGCGGTAGCGATGCGGCGGTGTTGCCGTTTGTGCTTTTCATGATACCATCGGCCTGTTTTGTCATAAAAAACAGCAGAATCGGGGAGCAGCAATGAATCGAGTGATAGCCGTTTTGTGCGGTGTGTGGCTGGGTATGCAGATTATGGCGGGCTATATTGCCGCTCCGCTGCTGTTTTCCCGTCTGCCGCGCTTGGAGGCAGGTGCTTTGGCCGGTACCATGTTCGGCATCAATCATTATCTGGGTTTGGCAGTATGGGGACTGGCGTATTGGGCGGCACGGCACGGTATGCGGCACGGATTTTCTACCGGCCGTTCGGCAGCACCGAAAATGATTCTGCTGCTGTTGGTACTGCTGGCGGCCAACCAGTTTCTGATGACACCGGTTATCGAAAGCCTCAAAGCGGGCGGCAGCCACTGGCTGTCGGATTGGGTCGGCGGGTCGTTTGGCAAGTGGCACGGCATATCCAGTGTGCTTTATTTGCTGTGCTGCCTGCTGGGTTTGGGGCTGCTGTTGCGCTATCTGCGTTTTGATGCCCGTTGAGGCCGTTTGCTTCTCTTCAATGAACAGCCGTCCGTTGGGGCGGCTGTTCGGATATTTGCCGGCATTGCGGGATAGTGTTGCCAATCCGCCGCAGTGCCGTTTCCCTGCCGTCTGTGCTGTTTTCAGACGGCCCCGTTGATGATTTTACAGGCCGGTTTTGATGAAATCCTTACTTGATTTTGTTCCGCTGATTGTTTTTTTCTATCTCTACAAGACCGTTGATCCGGCCGATACCGCCCACCCGCTGCTCAAACTGACGGGTGCGGCCGGTGCGGGCAACAATCATGTGCTGGCCGCCACGGCCGGGCTGGTTTTGGCTACGGTGGCGGTGTACGGCTATTTTTTAGTCAGCCAGAAATTCCGCCTGCAACGGCAGCAGTGGTTTGTCTTGGCGATGACGCTGGTGTTCGGCGGCATCACGCTGGCGTTGAGCGACGATTACTATATACGCCTGAAAGCCGTGCTGATTAATGCGGCGTTCGGCATCGGGATTTTGGCTTCGCCCCTGTTTTTAGGCCGCCAACCGGCGGTGCGGAAACTGTTTGAACCCGTTTTGGTGCTTTCGCCGCAGGGCTGGCGGCGGCTCAATTGGGCATTTGCCGCCATGTTTTTCCTGCTTGCCGCCTTACACGCGTTTTTCGCCTTTGTCTTTGCGGGCGGCCGCTATTGGGGCGAATTTACCGCTTTCGGCGATATGGCGGTCATGTTGGCGTGTCTGGCCGTCATGTTTTTTGTTCTGCGGCGGCATTTTCGCGCAGGGTGAGCTGAGTAGGTCGGATACTTCGTATCCGACATGATGCTGGTTGGCAGATTCTGACGGCGGCGCGGTTTTAATGGAAATTTCCTGTCGGTGTCGGATTCGAAAATCCGACCTACAACCTGAGGCCGGGTATTCTGTATCTACATGACACCGGCAGCGGAACCATCAATGTTTATGCCGTCTGAAAACCGATTCAGACGGCATTTTTTACAGCGGTTTTACGAACGGTAATCGGCGTTGATCGACACATAATCGTGTGTCAGGTCGCAGGTATAGATTTCGGCCGTTTCACTGCCGCGCGCCAGATGGATGCGTACGGTGATTTCCGCTTCGCGCATCACGCTTTGGCCGTCGGCTTCGCGGTAGTCTGCGGCGCGGCCGCCGTGTTCGGCCACTAAAACGTCTCCCAGCCACAGGCGTACATGGTCGACGTTCAGATCGGCGATGCCAGCATAGCCGACGGCGGCGAGAATGCGTCCCAGATTGGGGTCGGAAGCGGAAAAGGCGGTTTTGACCAGCGGCGAGTGGGCGACGGCGTAGGCCACTTGGCGCGCTTCGTCGCGGCTTTGCGCGCCTTCGACGCGTACGGTGATGAATTTGCCCGCCCCTTCGCCGTCGCGCACGATGGCCTGCGCCAGCTCCAAAGCCAGCGGGGCGAGCAGGTTTTTGAGTTCGGCGTAGCGCGGGTCGGCAATATTGTCGATTTCGCTCTGGCCGCTCTGGCCGGTGGCGATGATGGCAAAACTGTCGTTGGTGCTGGTGTCGCCGTCCACCGTGATGCAGTTGAACGACAGATCGGCGATTTCCTGCGTCAGCAGTTGCAGTACGGGCTGGGCGATTTTGGCATCGGTGGCGATGAAACCGAGCATGGTGGCCATATTTGGGCAGATCATGCCCGCCCCTTTGGCGATGCCGGCGGCACGGACGGTATGGTGCTCGCCGATGCCTGCTTCGCCGCCGGCGGCTTTGGGGACGGTGTCGGTGGTCATAATCGCGCGGGCGGCATCGGTCCAATGGACGGGGCGGACATGGGGCAGCGCATCGATGATTTTTTGATGCGGCAGCGGTTCGAGAATCACGCCGGTGGAAAACGGCAGTACCTGGCCGGTTTCGCAGCCGATTTGGGCAGCGGCTGCTTCGCAGACGGCCAGCGCGCGTTCGCGGCCTTCGCTGCCCGTGCCGGCGTTGGCGTTGCCGGTGTTGATGACCAGTGCGCGTATTTCGCTGCCGCTGTACAGATGCTGTTTGCACAGGTGGACGGGCGCGGCACAGAAGCGGTTTTGCGTGAAGACCGCGCCGACGGTGCAGCCGGGTGCCAGCACCATCAGTGTCAGGTCGTCGCGGCCGCTGTTTTTGATGCCGGCTTGGCCGGTAAAGATTTGAATGCCGTTGATGCTGGGGATTTCGTCGGCGGTTTTGATACGGTAATTGACCGGCATGGTTTGTCCTTTCTGGTGTGGGTCGGCTTTTCGGCTGCGGCGGATTCGGCTGCCCGAACCGGGCCGCAAAAAAGGTTAAGGTCTGTTTTCAGACGGCATCGGTGCCGCATCGGCAGGTTGTGCGGCTTGTTTGGCTGCTTTTTCTTCGGCGGCGGTTTCGGCTTCTATCCGCTGTTTGAAGCGTTGGCCGACGGCGTGGTAGAAGGGTTTGGGCGAGAACCGCCGCGATACCTGCGCGGCAATCAGCGATCCGATCAGCAGCCAGAACAACAGGCTCTGACTGCCGGTCATTTCCATCACCACCACGCTGGACGTCAGCGGCGACTGGGTGGCCGCAGAGAGAAAAGCCGTCATGCACAGCAATACCACCACATTCGCCCCCACACCCAAACCGCTCAAATCGGCAATATGCTGGCCGATCATGGCACCGATGGTGAGGCTGGGAGTAAATACGCCGCCCGGAATGCCCGCCCAATACGACAGTACGGTTGCCGCCCATTTGGCGGCCGCGATGGCGGGCGGTGCGTCATAAGTGCCGCGCAGGGCGGCAGAGGCTTCGTAATAGCCGGTACCCAGCGTTTGATTGCCGGTCAAAGTGGCCAGTGCGGCCAGCAGCAGACCGATGACGCCGGCAAGCAAAACCGGGTGGCGGCGCAGCAGGCCGCGGTGTTTTTCGGGCAGCAGCCATGCGGGCCCTTTGAGCAGCAGCCGCGCGAACAGGCCGCCCGCTATGCCGCACACCACAGCACCGCCTGCCACCCAAGGCAGCATATTTTTCAGCTCCACGCCGTAAAAACTGCGGAAATGCGGGTTGTTGCCCTCAATGGCGACCTGCACAAAACCGGCGGCCAGAATACCGATAAAAATCTGCCGCTCCCAGCGCAGCAGTACCGCGCGCCCCAATTCCTCGATGGCGAATACCACGCCGGCCAGCGGGGCGTTGAATGCGGCAGCCAAGCCGCCTGCCGCACCGGCTGCCAGCAAATCGTTCTCGCGCAGGCTTTGAAAAGCCAGCCCGCGTTTGCGGCACCAGCGTCCCCATGCCGACATGACGGCCGCGCCCACCTGAACGGACGGCCCTTCGCGGCCGATGGAGGCACCCGCCAGCATACCGAGGAAAGTCAGCGGGATTTTCAGCAGGGTTTCGCGGAAAGCCACCAGCCGTTTTTTCTGATGGCTGTGCGGCAGGGCGATGGAGGCGATGACTTGGGGAATGCCGCTGCCGACGGCATGGGGGGCGAACTTCTGTGTCAGCCAGACAATCAGCATCAGCCCCGGAGGCAGTGCCGTCCAGACAAACCACGGGTATTTCTGTGCCAGCATCAGATTGGTGGTCAGCGCGTAGTCGGCGAGTTTGGCGAAAAAGAGCGCAGTCAGTGCTACCAGCGCGGCACCGGCCAAAAGATAGGCCAGCGAAACGGTTTGGCGCGATAATCGCCGGGTTTTCAGCAGTCGGCGGGCAAAACGGCTGCTCCAAGTTTGCGGTTTCATGGCGGTTGGCGGGCAAAGGACACAATGGCGCGATTATGAATGCTTTTGCGGACAGGGAAAAGGGCGGCGGCGGAAAAAAGCGGCACGCGGACGCAGGGTGCCGGGTTCGGGCGGCGCGGTTACGGACACAGGCGATACTACATATGCCGTTCAGCGGTCGCTGCGGATACGCAGATAAGTGGCGAAACGCGGCAGGCCTTTGGCGGTGAAACCCCTGTACCGGTAGGTAATCGTGCTGCCGACGGGGGGCGGGTTGCTGCGGTCGGCATCTTTGAAACCGCTGCCGATTTTAAATTCGCCCGTTTCGTTGCGGCAGGTCAGCGAGCCGAGTTTGCCCTGATATTTGCCTTTGCCTTCATGATGGCGTACGACCACGCATTCGGCATCCTGTTGCGGTTTGAGTTTGAGGTAGTGGCTGCTGCGGCCGCTGCCGTAGGGCGCGTCGGGGTGGCGCAGAATGACGCCTTCGCCGCCTTTGGCGACAATTTGGCGCATCCATGTTTCGGCGTGCTGCTTGTCGCGCACGGTGTACTGTTCGATAATCCGAAGATTCGGTGCGGGGTGTGTTTTCAGACGGCCTGCCAATACGGCCAGACGCTGTTTGAGGCCGCCCGATGCCTGGGGTACATCGAACACATACATTTTCACGCCCGGCCAGTCGCCTTTGGCCGCGCGCACGGCGGCGGAAGTTGCTTCAAAACGGCCGCGTCCGCCGTATAGTTCGCCGTCCAGCGGATAGGGCGGGAAATTGTGGGTGAAACCTGCGGGCGGGGTGAACGCATAGCCCTGACGGCTGATGAGGCGGCTGCCGTCCCAATAGGCGCGCACGCCGTCCAGCTTTTCGCTCATCAGCCAGCCGCCGATATCCTGCCCGTTATACTCCTGCGCCAGCATCATCGGCGAAGCCGCCGCCACGGCAGACAGCAGATACCCGCACCACAACCAATCATATTTCATGCGCCGCTCCTTTATGATTTTGTCATAAATCATGCCGCGTATCGGAAAGGAATGCAAATGGCTTTACAAATCGAAATCATGCCGGTCACGCCGTTCCGGCAAAACTGTACCCTGATTTGGGACGATGAAAGCGGCGAAGCGGTTTTCACCGATGTCGGCGGCGATGCCGCATTTCTGGCCGATGAGGCGAAAAAGCGCGGTTTGACGGTCAAGGCCGCCTGGCTGACCCACGGTCATCTCGACCATGTGGGCGGCGTGGTGGATATGCGCGGGCTGCTGCCGGACATGGAAGTGGCCGGACCGCACCGCGACGACGAATTTTTGCTCGAATACCTGCCGACGGCCACCGCGCAATACGGTTTCCCCGTCTCACCGGCCTTTCTGCCCGACCGCTGGCTGGAAGAGGGCGAAACGCTGACTGTGGGCGCATACCGTTTCGGGGTGCTGCATATCCCCGGCCACACGCCCGGCCATGTGGTGTTTTACTGCGCACAGGCAGAACTTTTGGTCGCGGGCGATGTGCTGTTTTACG
Proteins encoded:
- a CDS encoding inner membrane-spanning protein YciB, which gives rise to MKSLLDFVPLIVFFYLYKTVDPADTAHPLLKLTGAAGAGNNHVLAATAGLVLATVAVYGYFLVSQKFRLQRQQWFVLAMTLVFGGITLALSDDYYIRLKAVLINAAFGIGILASPLFLGRQPAVRKLFEPVLVLSPQGWRRLNWAFAAMFFLLAALHAFFAFVFAGGRYWGEFTAFGDMAVMLACLAVMFFVLRRHFRAG
- a CDS encoding single-stranded DNA-binding protein, which produces MSLNKVMLIGNLGRDPEVRYMPNGDPVCNFSIATSESWNDRQTGQRQERTEWHNITLYRRLAEVAGQYLKKGSQVYIEGRIQSRKYTGKDGIERTAYDIIGNEMQMLGGRQNSGSSAPYDDDQSAYAPQQNSRPAAPPQNYNSEPPAAPRRQAPAAPVKPVEDIDEDIPF
- a CDS encoding DUF4149 domain-containing protein: MNRVIAVLCGVWLGMQIMAGYIAAPLLFSRLPRLEAGALAGTMFGINHYLGLAVWGLAYWAARHGMRHGFSTGRSAAPKMILLLLVLLAANQFLMTPVIESLKAGGSHWLSDWVGGSFGKWHGISSVLYLLCCLLGLGLLLRYLRFDAR
- a CDS encoding chloride channel protein, with product MKPQTWSSRFARRLLKTRRLSRQTVSLAYLLAGAALVALTALFFAKLADYALTTNLMLAQKYPWFVWTALPPGLMLIVWLTQKFAPHAVGSGIPQVIASIALPHSHQKKRLVAFRETLLKIPLTFLGMLAGASIGREGPSVQVGAAVMSAWGRWCRKRGLAFQSLRENDLLAAGAAGGLAAAFNAPLAGVVFAIEELGRAVLLRWERQIFIGILAAGFVQVAIEGNNPHFRSFYGVELKNMLPWVAGGAVVCGIAGGLFARLLLKGPAWLLPEKHRGLLRRHPVLLAGVIGLLLAALATLTGNQTLGTGYYEASAALRGTYDAPPAIAAAKWAATVLSYWAGIPGGVFTPSLTIGAMIGQHIADLSGLGVGANVVVLLCMTAFLSAATQSPLTSSVVVMEMTGSQSLLFWLLIGSLIAAQVSRRFSPKPFYHAVGQRFKQRIEAETAAEEKAAKQAAQPADAAPMPSENRP
- the argJ gene encoding bifunctional glutamate N-acetyltransferase/amino-acid acetyltransferase ArgJ; protein product: MPVNYRIKTADEIPSINGIQIFTGQAGIKNSGRDDLTLMVLAPGCTVGAVFTQNRFCAAPVHLCKQHLYSGSEIRALVINTGNANAGTGSEGRERALAVCEAAAAQIGCETGQVLPFSTGVILEPLPHQKIIDALPHVRPVHWTDAARAIMTTDTVPKAAGGEAGIGEHHTVRAAGIAKGAGMICPNMATMLGFIATDAKIAQPVLQLLTQEIADLSFNCITVDGDTSTNDSFAIIATGQSGQSEIDNIADPRYAELKNLLAPLALELAQAIVRDGEGAGKFITVRVEGAQSRDEARQVAYAVAHSPLVKTAFSASDPNLGRILAAVGYAGIADLNVDHVRLWLGDVLVAEHGGRAADYREADGQSVMREAEITVRIHLARGSETAEIYTCDLTHDYVSINADYRS
- a CDS encoding MBL fold metallo-hydrolase, which produces MALQIEIMPVTPFRQNCTLIWDDESGEAVFTDVGGDAAFLADEAKKRGLTVKAAWLTHGHLDHVGGVVDMRGLLPDMEVAGPHRDDEFLLEYLPTATAQYGFPVSPAFLPDRWLEEGETLTVGAYRFGVLHIPGHTPGHVVFYCAQAELLVAGDVLFYESIGRTDFPRGNHADLLANIRSKLWPLPDTTQVIPGHGRLTSIGHEKKHNPFL
- a CDS encoding DNA ligase codes for the protein MKYDWLWCGYLLSAVAAASPMMLAQEYNGQDIGGWLMSEKLDGVRAYWDGSRLISRQGYAFTPPAGFTHNFPPYPLDGELYGGRGRFEATSAAVRAAKGDWPGVKMYVFDVPQASGGLKQRLAVLAGRLKTHPAPNLRIIEQYTVRDKQHAETWMRQIVAKGGEGVILRHPDAPYGSGRSSHYLKLKPQQDAECVVVRHHEGKGKYQGKLGSLTCRNETGEFKIGSGFKDADRSNPPPVGSTITYRYRGFTAKGLPRFATYLRIRSDR
- a CDS encoding MFS transporter gives rise to the protein MAKTASPLLPAERRAAVSLSGVYALRMLGMFLVLPVLAVYAASLPGTGSNHALAGLAMGVYGLTQALLQLPLGFASDRFGRKKTIVAGLIVFAAGSFLAAAADSLEMLVAARALQGAGAVSAAVTALLADLTRSEVRTRAMSMIGLSIGLTFSASLVLSPLLSAKIGVGGLFALTGLLTLISIFVVLFYTPNAPARQHEDAQAQPARLGEVFRNRRLMELNFGIFALHSGMMLLFTTLPFALEQLGMAKSSHWQFYLPATLIGLILMIPAIIVGETRNKLKPVFLTGIALTLAAMLILAFGSGSLWLIAAALAVYFTGFNILEASLPSMVSKTAPPTLKGTAMGVYNTLQSAGLFCGGLIGGRLLQHYGFQTAFLAAALLTLIWLLSAARAAAPRPVRNLAFSTGKTWQHRQDELHSALTRLPGVEQVSFSRNGDTVYIQALQQGFDRQAAENIISGA
- the greA gene encoding transcription elongation factor GreA, whose product is MQKIPLTLRGAELLKEELQHLKSVARPAVIEAIAEARSHGDLSENAEYEAAKERQGFIEGRIAEVENKLSMAHIIDPAEIHADGKVVFGATVTLEDLENGETVRYQIVGEDEADIKEGKISVGSPIARALIGKEEGDVAEVQAPGGVREYDIVSVEYI